From Pseudorca crassidens isolate mPseCra1 chromosome 15, mPseCra1.hap1, whole genome shotgun sequence, one genomic window encodes:
- the LOC137207897 gene encoding early lactation protein-like isoform X2, with amino-acid sequence MKSPSKASGTASSPGEEDPFSFSCRYKFPPPSLSPEQVATHTMKLSRLLALCLTLCLVGLASSGKTSANLQQEASQELLQTPPALCQLPAVRGPCKASLHRYFYNSTSIECEPFTYGGCQGNANNFETTEICVRVCKPPETKVKSS; translated from the exons ATGAAGAGCCCATCCAAGGCCAGTGGCACAGCCTCCAG CCCTGGGGAAGAGGACCCCTTCTCCTTCAGCTGCAGATATAAGTTCCCGCCTCCTAGCCTCAGCCCAGAACAAGTAGCTACTCACACCATGAAGCTCAGCCGCCTCCTTGCCCTTTGCCTCACCCTCTGCCTGGTGGGCTTGGCCAGCTCAGGAAAGACCTCAG CCAATCTTCAGCAAGAGGCTTCCCAGGAGTTGCTCCAAACTCCCCCTGCCCTCTGCCAGCTCCCCGCAGTGAGGGGCCCTTGCAAAGCCTCTTTGCACCGATACTTCTACAACTCTACGTCCATTGAGTGTGAGCCCTTTACCTATGGTGGTTGTCAGGGCAATGCCAACAATTTTGAGACCACAGAGATCTGTGTGAGGGTCTGCAAACCCCCTG AGACCAAGGTCAAGAGCAGCTGA
- the LOC137207897 gene encoding early lactation protein-like isoform X1, whose amino-acid sequence MKSPSKASGTASSPGEEDPFSFSCRYKFPPPSLSPEQVATHTMKLSRLLALCLTLCLVGLASSGKTSANLQQEASQELLQTPPALCQLPAVRGPCKASLHRYFYNSTSIECEPFTYGGCQGNANNFETTEICVRVCKPPGESSDGNRRSNGGDSMLGM is encoded by the exons ATGAAGAGCCCATCCAAGGCCAGTGGCACAGCCTCCAG CCCTGGGGAAGAGGACCCCTTCTCCTTCAGCTGCAGATATAAGTTCCCGCCTCCTAGCCTCAGCCCAGAACAAGTAGCTACTCACACCATGAAGCTCAGCCGCCTCCTTGCCCTTTGCCTCACCCTCTGCCTGGTGGGCTTGGCCAGCTCAGGAAAGACCTCAG CCAATCTTCAGCAAGAGGCTTCCCAGGAGTTGCTCCAAACTCCCCCTGCCCTCTGCCAGCTCCCCGCAGTGAGGGGCCCTTGCAAAGCCTCTTTGCACCGATACTTCTACAACTCTACGTCCATTGAGTGTGAGCCCTTTACCTATGGTGGTTGTCAGGGCAATGCCAACAATTTTGAGACCACAGAGATCTGTGTGAGGGTCTGCAAACCCCCTGGTGAGTCCTCTGATGGAAACAGGAGGAGTAATGGAGGTGACAGCATGCTGGGCATGTGA